The following is a genomic window from Elaeis guineensis isolate ETL-2024a chromosome 10, EG11, whole genome shotgun sequence.
ggtcgatCCTCCTCGCtatcctcctcctgctcctctccagCAGTTAGTAGATGAGAACCGGATGTCCCAACATcaagaaatcaagaaaaataaaatattattaataagttttgatacTCAAATATATCTTCTAATATGGAGGTATATCTTTTGACACACTCTTTCGATTTTTAAACAGATTATTCTTATACATTTTATTCGataatacggagctatagacaccttcGATCTATCaattggatagttagattgaatttttagccctCAGATCTCTTTTTCTGACTCAAACCCAAATATGTGAAGCTtcaaaatatgaaaacttaaaataagtaaaaagatTTACTAATAAAATTACCTAATGTGATGGTTGGGACAATGAGTCTAGCTGGTCGTGAAGCTGTGGATCTCAGAGAATCTTCACGATCGTATCGCGGATGGCATCCCGAATGCTTTGAGGTCACTGGCTCGGAAGCTTCTACACGACCTCTTCCACATGCGCATTACTCCAAGTCTAGGATGTCGAGGCCTGTGAGGATATCAAAGAATATCAAGCCACTGGAGGGTTGAAGTTGAGACCAAATCTTATGTTccgactcctactcaccccttcgaTGACTCTAagccatccctcaagatcaaTGAGGGATTGAGTGGATGGGTTATCGCCGTACCGTGCAACGACGTACTCCACGTATTTTGTCTACACCATTtagaaatatattagttctaatatacacATCAGATCCTGcaacaacttaataaatatagtttGAAATTCTTACCATGATCTATTGTAacctagaatctaagtaatcaccaaccCTCtgagactggtgtgtggcctcccacaaccGCAACTGGCATGGTGGATGATCCAATTGCcatatctacaataagtaaataataaaattaaattaattaaagcatacatataagagtttttatagttcTAGTGAAGAATTTTGATGTAGATTTCCCATCAGTCTGTCGATCGCAATATATGTGCCAATGGAGCCAACCGTGTGCCTGATCAGATCTTGCTAGGTGTGTGAAAGCTCGGCCCACTAAgccctattaaaaaaaaaaaaaaaaaaaacatatcagGAAGACTcctgatcggagtcttcctcttccccgatcaagaatcggagtcctagggccattgaaagaccctaggacgagctctataagaacccttctcctctcctctatgggtagatccATCAGTCGTCGCCGATTACCGGAGATTTTTTTCCAATTTTCTcgtttgaagccgtgactcctcgacctgtgttcgccgcgatttcacgccggtgggggtcaccagaggttgtggtaaggtctcctttctctccctctcttctctcccttctttcctgtgcctgtgggcacgattgccggcgacgggtgtcgccagattttgttggaaaagagaacctCTGTCCGGCctcttttctccgattttccggcaccgacggtcaTCGCCGACCGTCGGTACAGGCCCTCCAAATTCGGGAGAAGGCCGCCCTTGCCGTCGGCTACCGTCGGGCAAGGGGTGGCCGTGAACGGCCGACGTGGGGAATGGGGaactctaggtcccctgttccggccaaagaaggccacgggggggaaaaagaaaaagaaaggaaaaggaaaagaaaaagaaaaagaaaagaaaaaagaagaagaaaagaaaaagaaaaaaaaaagaaaaaaaaaaaagaaaagaaaataaaaatatataatcaaataataataataataataaaaaggaaaagaaaagaagaaaaagaaaagaaaagaaaaatatatatatttataaaataaataaataaaataaataaataaataagagaagagagaaagtttctctcatccccctctaaaatatttctctctctaaaattggatttgttctctctctactttctctctctactttctctctctaaaaaaaaatctctccaagaaatcctatgaatcccttattaggctatcttcttcacttctagggacctatgaccttaaatcggattagagccgaagggagagatttattggattgatcatcaaatcggtcatttctttatattatgtaattttactagaaatatgaaatttattaatgatttaatattttaaataagactgtctgattcttttaagaaagattaaaaggtcccgaatgatcgaggtaagtagatcttatgctccttatttatttttaaatgatcatgtttttatgcgaagaattattattgataaaatcataatttttcataaaataaggatcagcatatatgatatgaaaaagcatgttttattatgagcattgatttcatgaatatgtcttatgaaaatagcatgattatgaagcatgaatttcattgtttttccatctatatatatgtatgctttaagaaaaagatataaagatttcaaaggctctcagatgactatgaatgaatcccttcgggaaggtcgacatctggagctagcatccacatgaaacatgaccctgccaacgggtataaagttggcacatgaattaaaaactctgtcgattaagaaacatggccctgtcacaggtataataatgaccttagcatgaatgtctgtgagcaatattttgaaacatgacatgaatacatgatgaacatgatttacgattcataattgtaaaatatacatgatttatgcatgcatgatgagcttataacttgttttattatatgctctatgaaatatttacttttgcaataattgttatttgctaaatgatgcattatcatagaaaacttatgtctgatccggtaaggaagcggaagtctacttactgagctagtgtagctcatattctttttgttttctcttttatgtacagagaaataaggctaggatcgaaggaaagagaatccaggcttggagatcagcaaagcaagtttagaaattttgctctagaaattcagtttatgtttatggattgtagtcattatgaattttaagacttggattatttcatctttggatttagatgctctgaaccagtttttgtttaattaaataattgaattgaactttattattatatttatttatgatacaccTGTCATTATACTTaaaaagatgaattttggcttcgtgttatcgtgggtccatcccttggtagcatggccgtgttatatccCTGATTCGGGGCGTGACAAAGTGGTTCGGTTCTGTCGGATCCTTTGCCACCTACTGGAGTACTTTTCGCTACTCTATTGGTCACAGAGGGCCTTCCATACGTCCGTCCGCATCCAGTGATTCCTGTAGGACTTCCAGTTCGATGGTGACTAGGAATCAGAATGCTCGATGGCAGATTGCCTAAGGCTATGTAGACCATTTCGAAACCTATGTGTGACCACCTGCTCGAAGATCTGATGGCCAGCCTCCTTATCTTGAGGAgtctcaaatcaattataacccTGTAAGTAGAAGCAactatgtattaataaataaaatacaaaccTACAGTAATTTAAAAACTAAATATTTTTAACTTAGCAGGAACATCTCCCAGGCTGCATCACAAGCCTTCGACAGCTAACTGAAGAACTTGTTCACCGGCCCTGGTATCAATTATTGAATGATCTCGATAACCACACGAGGCACGGAGGTCTCTCTAAATGTattataaaattgattttgaacaataaatgttaatctctaaaatgactaaattttaaacaaatttagtGAAGACATAATACTTATGAGCAGCTCTGAATGTGGACGAGCTTTCTATCCTCTGATCGAGTCGGAGGTGCCCCAAGCCAGACGGGTCCTCTACCATGCTGCTGACTCTAAGAGCTGGATGCTGCTTCATGTGAGtgtggggtcactagtgaccctACATCATCCGAATTTGAGAGTATCAaggcatcataaaaaatattatatatgataataaaagataaaataatataaaagagaatatctaaaataTCAGAGTTTACTGTATGGTACGAATGTCATAGAACTATGCGAGCTAGTTACATAAGAGCTCTCTCCTCCAGAGCTTTCTCCTCGACTGTGACGGCTCCAACTTCGAGAAGATAAGgtctataatctctaaaaataaaaataactatatatcatattgaattaattatgtatcagaataaaataactatatatcatatttatttcactgtaTATCATGTTACCTTAAATTTgtaccacattcataaaagtaaTGTGGTATTTTGTATGCTTGGAGTAGGGATACCTTAACTTTGTACCACATTCATAAAAGCAAACCAACACATTATCATATATTGCTGGATgagaattatttttttactaatacattgtagatgctaactaacaatcttatATAATATCTAATCTCTCTAATGGAGGATCGACATCAGTTGGTGGGTCTAGGGATACATCTGCTGCAGATCAAGGACAATgttaaagaagttatatatggacggcaatgcaagatttaattatacaattatggatgataatgtaagatttaaaatgacGTATTTTATTGGCCCATAATTCAATGGTCTATAACTAAGTTAATTGAAACTgaaaaactattgtaattgaaaaagaagaaggctcagatctgccattgaaaaataaggcaaTGCAAGTTTCTCTGCACTATTAACCATGAGATGGCTGCAAGCAGTTATCTGCAATGTAACAGGTCATCCAAGCTTGCCCTgtaactacaacaacaagaatagaaatgcatcacctACATCGAtttctctctagactctttaggcgcATCTCGTACaagcagtcatcatagcctcctcGAGCCCCTGGCCATCTCCTCAAGCCCCCCATCTCTATCTGAGCCCAGCCCGAAAACTAGGagtagaaattttttaaaaaaataaaataaaattttaaaaatagtacttaaatcagagaacaacaaagtaaacaaagaaaagaggaaaagaagaaggctcagatctaccattgaaaaataaggcattgtaAGTTCCTCTGCATCTTTAACTATGAGGTGGCCGTAAGCAGTTGTCTACaatgtaacagaccatccaagcttaTTTTGCAACTATAACAACAAgaatagaaatgcatcacctccatcgatctctctctaaACTCTTGAGGTGCATCTCGTACAAATAGTCATCATAGCCTCCTCGAGTCCTCGGCCGCCTCCCCAAGCCCCCCACCCCTACCCAAGTCCAGCCCAAAAACTAggagtaaaaattttttaaaaaaataaaataaaaacttaaaaatgatacttaaatcagagaacaacaaagtaaacaagagaaagaggaaaagaaggctCAGATATGCCATTAAAAAATAAGTCATTGCAAGTTCTTCtacacctttaaccatgaggtggctgcaaaCGGTTGTTTAtgatgtaacagaccatccaaaCTTGCCTTACAACTATAACAACAAGAACAAAAATACATCACCTCCATCGAtttctctctagactctttaggcgaACTGCGCAcaggcagtcatcatagcctccccGAGCCCTCGGCCACCTCTCCAAACCCCCCACTCCTACCCAAGATCCAAGCATGCAGGGCATGCCCCGACCCCATGTTTGGAATGCTGCCCGACATCTTTCCTCGATCCGAGCACTCTGCATGCCAAGACCCAAGTCCCAtacttttaattaattatttatttttaatatctaattatagttaattaatataatttaaataataaattaacttttagtgatggcattagcagtcgctaatactcacaacaGAAGGCGGGCTGCCGTGCAGGGACTGAAGTGCGAGGGGATGACTCGGGGATGGGATGTTGGCTCATGGATGCAGCTGTGGAGATGAGGGTGCAGGGACGGGGCCGCGGGAAGGCAGCATGGGTCCGGGCCGTGGGGTTGGGCCAACGGGGTAGGGGCCGCAGGGTTGGGGCCGCAAGCTAGGGGCGATAGGGTAGGGGCGGCCGCAGGCATGGCCAAAGCACAGGATTGGGGCCGTGGGATGCTGGAGCACAGGGAGGGGGAACCGCCGCACGATCGGGCTGGTGGGGCAGGGGCAGCAGACTGGGGGCGACGGGGCAAGGGCCGCAGGGTTGGACCTGCGGGGCTGGGGTGGTGAGGTTGGGGTCGGGGTTGGCAGGGTTGGGGTGGCCATGGGTATGGCCGAAGCATGAGCTCAGGGCCGCGGAATGTCCGAGCGCAAGGAGGGGGGAACCACCGATAGGGAGGCGCCAGGGAGGGAGGGAACCATCGGGAAGGAGGTGCTGATGAGGTGGAAAAAAATCATGCGGGCTTGGGGTCGTGGGACATCGGAGCACAGGGAAGGGAGAACCATCGACAAGGAGGCATCGGGAAGGGAGAAACCATTGGGAAGGAGGAGGCACTGGCGAGGGGGGCATTACGAGAAGGGGAGGGGATGAGGTGCAggagagaatttttttctctcacGGGCTAGGGGAGATGTATTTTAGGGACTATTAGTGACAGCAAAGTTATCCATCACTAATGCCATCAGTAAAGATATTAGCGACGGCACTTCCATCGCTAAAACTAAGTCGCtgttgctaatatttttatcaaaaaatattttgtataattttttaaataattttttttcaaaattattagcgatgtcaAAGCTTATCGTCTCTAATACCATTGGTAAAGGTATTAGCAATAgtaaccttccgtcactaaaaattaatcactgtcactaatatttttgtcaaaaaaatatttttttcataatttttaaataattttttcaaaatttttagcaacgataaattttttcatctctaatagccatcgataattaattaatataattataattataactaattttttttaaattttaaatttattagcgatgactaattttttggatcatttttttgatggttaaagattattattaacgatggcttagtttttcatcactaatgtcaTCGCTAATACTTTAAATTCTTATAGTGGTTGGTCTCTAACTTTAGTGTAGGAAAATCTTCCTTCTTCATCGATACTAGAATAGTCTTCTAATGGTCCTTCCAAAATGTGTAGGTATTCTGATGACCATCGTAAGTAACGCTGCGATTGTACTACCACGACATCTCTAAAAGTAGATGACATGCATCCATGGCAACGACATCATATCATACTTCATCAATGTACTTCTGTCTAATTGAAAAGTGTACAAGATAGTGACTATCGACCACTACATCGCTCCCTTTTCGGAACCATGAAAGCTTGTATGGTTGATGGTGTTTTTTGGTTGCCAGATTCAGCTTGGAAATAGCCTCTTAAGAGATGATGTTTTGCAGCTACCTCCATCAATGATGATCTTCAAGATCTTTTCTTTGATGGTGCAGTATGTATGGAAGATGCTGGCCCACCTttaatcttctttctcctccttttttggTGTAAGCAGATTTTTTCAAACAACTAGAGCCTCTCCTTTATTCCCAAATAGTAGAGAATCATCCTCCTCATCGCCCCCTTCATCATAGGTAGATTCTTAATTCTCATTTGATGGTTTTTCTTCTTTAATCAATAATTATTTTTCAGACCATCCAATAGGCTTCTTGTACTTGCTCTGCATGTATCCAATCTTGCTGCAATTATAGCACCGTAGAGTTGACGATCCAACTAGAGTTTGCTTCAAGGATCTTGTATCAACAACATTACGAACAAGAGGGGTAGAAGTTGTGTTACCTCACATATCTCCTTGATTCTTCGACGCATGGCTGCTCTATGAGGAAGGATTAGATCTAGGCATAGGCCTGCGATGCAGCTGCTTCTTAGTAACTATAATACGGTGGTATGCTTCTTTGACCGTCCATAAGGAGTGGAGCTTCAAGGCATCTTGGATCTACTGCTTCAGGCCATCAAGGTACCTCATCACTATCTGCTCCTCACTCTCTGACATATCGTTCCATGCAACCAACTGATAGAATTCTTTCATGTAATCATCCACGGATTTAGGTCCTTGCTGAAGGTTTTGCAAGTGCTGATACATGGACTGCGTATAGTTGATGGATAGGAATTGCTCTCCCAAtgccttcttcatcttcttccgatCTTGAATTTTTGGCTTGCTTTTGTACTTCCTGATTTTTTTTCAACTATTGCCACTAGGCAGAAGCTCGATTTGTCAATTTCAAGAcaacaaattttatctttttattattagGTACCTCCTTGAACTCGAAGATACACTTAATTTGATCCAGCCAGTCGAAGAACATCTCTATTTATAGACTACCTAAATATTTAGATAGATTTACTCTGATGAAACCAAATCAGCAGGTTGATCGCTCAAACGAATCACCATGACCTTCTCACTGGCATGTGGGAATGCCCCAATGGAACGGATTCTCAAAATCTGAAAGACCCCCATCAGAACTGCGATCTTCTAGTTCTGCTTTAGATCTTAGATCTCGATTCTCCAATTGTGTAAGACACAATCAAATCTGTCACCTGTCCTCTCAAATCTTCGCACTCTACCATCAGATTCTACTCTCGCTATGTGATTTCATCATGAGCTGCCACCGTCTGATTCATAGATTGATTCTTCTTGCAACTATCATCCGTCATTTGGACTATAGGGAAGAATCTTTACTCAAGAATGATAGAACCTTGATATCAACTGACGTAGCCTAGGCCACGTTTCgatggaaagagaaaaaaaatgcacgaaacaaaagaaaaacgATAAAGAAAGGAAGAACTCTCTTCTATGAAATTTTATTCACTAATCTCGAATTAACTAATTATAACGTTGGCCAATGGATTTTATTTATAGAGTAAAAGTCCTaactcaaaacaaaaaaaaaatctaaaataaattggaACAAAGACTAAGTCAAAATTAGGCTTCAAATCCGACTAGGGTTTTTTTAAATTTCTGTTGATctgtcaaataataaaattaggctCTGAAATCCAGAGTAGTGGTGAAGCGCAGGCCTGTAGGGTTCAAAAATAGCTTTTCGGAATGGGATCATAATAACGATTTTGACACcgaatgaaaaaattatgactgtTTTAAAGTAGTATCAAAATCGACAGGATCAAATATAATCAGCATGATTTCTTGATATTTCTAACTCggttcttcttcttttgagtccGACCCTTTGAATCAAGAAATTCATCAGCTATGACTTGTGCGTCAAGATTCTTATTAGAAGATAGAACTTATAGGAACTTTGACGTAGTAGAATTTTTTCGATACATGAACATAATAAATATTAATGTTATGCAGCAACACTATACTCCCTTCCCATCCAATGTGGTAGGACGGATTTGGTGAGATTTTGGATGGCTTGTCCATTTATGGGGGGACCATGGCATTACCATGCTGATTATAGTGGTGCAGCATAGCATTTTCAATATAGAATATTGATCAATTTAACACAATGACGTTTTTCATACAGCGGCTTGAGACAAACCTTTGCAAAATCCAAGCTTAGTGCCTTCATCGTGGTAGTCAAAATCCTCTCACATTCCAATGCAAAATTCTTGTTCTGCCAAAAGTATTCAGAAATTGAAAAAGATAATAACTACAATAAATAATAGTATCCTAAGAATCacatatgaaaatcaaaatacAATTCAAGCAACATCATTTCCATCCTCTTCATCCGAAGAATCCTTCAGATTATCAAAGAAGGAATTAAGATACCAAGGGCAGTCCTCATTCCAGCTGCCCCGATTGGCAGTGGCCCGCCATTGCTGATCGGTGATCATCTCCGATGAGAGGCCCCATTGCTCAAGCTCCTCCCTCGTATGATGGATTGCAAGGCTGTACTCTCCCCCAGGGCCTAACTGCATCACTCGAAACTCACAATTGCCAAGATTGTTTAGCCTCTCAAATTGATCGACGGACCACTTGAACCATTTCATGAGGAACACCCTTGAAGCAAGGCCATGTGATATGATGATGAGGTTGGTGTCCGAGTGGTCAACCTGACCAAATCTCTTCATGTCTATGTCCCTCCACAACGACTCCATGAAGTCTGCAACCAAATCCACAGACACCTTAGCTCTATTGTATTAGATGGAAGCAGCTAAATTAgcatgatctaaaagatttggaTGCATTTGGAGTATCAAAAGGAATATGACAAAACAGTCAGAAGAACTAAATTCCCACTCCCCTAATTATAATTATCATTTTGTCCCAAGTAAGAGTAACTTTAAACAAATCAGTGGTAAAATAATGGCCTACATAAACACAATGACAAGCATACTTACATTTTTACCCTCATCAGTTTTGTTGAAGTAAGGGCCATTGTATAATGTGTTTTGACCATAGCAATTACATTATTTGACAGTCATAATGACCTTAAATTGACAGTATCacttttttgatttaaataatattatttaatagcAATCTGACAAGCAGCTACgggaaaagaaggaagaggaaaTCGGAACAGAGCAATGGCTCCTCGGCTCCCTACTACTCCCGCAGCTATTTCAGTAGAAATATTAGAAATCATAATCAAATATGAAATATAggttttcaaaattttgactATTCTATAAAACTATGGAAAATATTCTGGGGTTTTCTTAGGCCCACTAGTGTTTACTTGGAACTGAATACTAGACCATCCATGGCATTTGGCAACAACTATTATGGATTACACCAATCCCACTTATGTCATACATATTAAGAATGTCTCCCTGGGATCAAACTCAAGTCCCCAGACAGATTTAACGTAGCGCTCACAGAATTGGAATACCAACTAATCGGACTGAATCAAGGGTCAACACCTATtggaattgaacctaacctaCTAAAAGAGTCAAAATAATTTGGTCCTATAGGCAGTGgtcaacatctttttttttttttatcatttttaaacAAAGAGCCGCCTCTCCCAGGAGAAACTATATCCTAAGTCTGTTATCAACTTGGCGGTACACCAAGCCAATTCTTTTCCACCACATATATCTATCAAGCCATCTCAGCATagggaaaaaaaaaggggaagagaGAGCTCCAACCCATCTCATGAGATGGAACCTCAGATGACAAAGAAATTATTGGTTTGAATAGTTCTACCACGTTACTTTGTACCATCCAATAACAAACCAGTACATCatctaatcaataatttctcCTAGATACCCTCTTTCCGAAGTGTCACTCCGTTCCGTCGAGCTCTCCACCCTTTGACACTCTCTTGAGCATCCTCTGCCCCCCAAGCGCCGCTCCTCTCCGCCAAGCACTCAATTTTCTCTCTACAGGGAATGACACCCTCCACAAGCATTGTCTACATCCTCAGTCACCATCTACCTCCCGATATACGGAGAGCAGCTCCGCATGTGACGCTCAAAGGAGGAAGGACGTTGGGAGTTATCCAAGGCCTCCAGCACCGACCTCCCCAAGAGGGCGGCCCTCGGCAGTAGCTAAGACTCCAATGCCAACCTCAGCAGCAGCCGACCATCCTTCGCCAACTGCCGCCCCTCCTTCACCACCTCCACTGTCCTCACTGACCGCTTCGTCAAAACCAGCTACCCCTTGTAATCCATGAATGCCCACTTCTCGCTCTCCAACCCATCCTCCCCCACCCTCCACTGCCTTTAGCTGCAAGATCACCGATGCCGTTCGCTTCGTCCTCATCAGGAGGATATCATTCTCCATCCCTAGGTCAAAGTAAGTGGTCAAcagccttttttcttttctttttttgtctcTTGGTTTGAAACAGTCAGACAGATCCCCCCCGACCCAGAAAGCTTCTAAAACATCAAACATggcaagagagagagatagagagagggatgGAGGGAGGGAGTTACTGGCGACACGGTCGTAGACATCGGCAGCAGACTCGCCCTCGGGGAAACGGAAGAAGAAGCGGCCGAACCTGTCCCGGGTCTCCTTGATCACCTTCATCCTGTCCTCCACCTGGAAATTCCCGAAGTCCTGCTCCCTGACCCTGCACTCCTCCCTCACCCCAATGATCCTCTTTTTCGAGAACGCCCTGCCAATCTCCCTCAGCGTCAACCGTGTCCGTTCATAGGGTGACACGTAGAAGTATACCTTCCAGTTCGCCGCCTGCCCGCCGTCCGACACCACATGCCGGATCCGCCGCCCTGCCGCCCGGGCCTGCTCGACGCCCAGCCTGGTGAGGGGGATCCTATAATCCGGGGTGGTCGTGTAGGCCGCCATGTCCAAGTTCCCCTGGCTCTCTCCATGCCTCACCAGGATGATCCTCTTGGGAAGACTTCTCTCGCCGTTGTGTTGCTTCGTCGTCATCCCTTCCTCGGAATTTCTCCTCCTTGTTTGCGCGTCTCCAATCTATCGATAGGGGGCTGTTTGTTCCTCCTGCTGGGCTTCCAGAATAAATAGTTTCCTTTGCCTCCAAGTCGAAGGGGGATGACGTACAACAATCCCTTTCTCCGAACTATTTCTTTAATAATCTAGAAGGCGTACTCTGAGTTGGATCCTCATGTTAAGACCGCCAGAGGAAGCGCTTTTACATCTAAAAAGAGAGACTTCAAGGAAGCAGCCTCCCGCTTGCTTGAAAGCTTCCAGTGGCTTCGGGTGTGAAACGTTGGGCGCAACTTGACTGCTTCCGGATGAAACCTTTTCCTGCCTTGCACACAAAGAAAGATTGGTGTTAGGAGAGAATTCAGAAGAAAAGGAAACTGAAAAACCTCCACATGGTCTACACCGGATCATGCTTTTCCGCTTTAAGATAGTTGAAGGAAGCTGCCATCTGCCGGTGCCGACCAGGCTTTTATTGCAACTTGGTCGGTTGTTTCTTTCGTTATGTGGCGAACATGAAGAAACGTGCACAGGATCTTTTGGCTTAAATGCTTGTCAACGGATCCATGCTTTATATACCATTTTGTTGCTGCCAGCAAGCAATTCAGAAACCATGTCTATTTAACTCACTGCCTTTCGGCTCATCAACTTAAAGACAGCTAATGACGGGGCATATATCCTCTCCAGACGAGATAAGTTAACATCAAAATTGGTTCATGCACTGGATAACAGCAACCAACCCATGAAAAATGTTTATCGGTGGTCCAACATTGGAATGTCAAAGTCAGCTATATGCTTAAATCTGACAACAAAGAAGGGAATGCAACAACTCAGATAGATACAGCCTCTTTAGCTCTCCATACCTTGAATCCTTGACTCATTAAAATAAT
Proteins encoded in this region:
- the LOC105059915 gene encoding uncharacterized protein isoform X1; amino-acid sequence: MTTKQHNGERSLPKRIILVRHGESQGNLDMAAYTTTPDYRIPLTRLGVEQARAAGRRIRHVVSDGGQAANWKVYFYVSPYERTRLTLREIGRAFSKKRIIGVREECRVREQDFGNFQVEDRMKVIKETRDRFGRFFFRFPEGESAADVYDRVASNSLPPSLSLSLSLAMFDVLEAFWVGGDLSDCFKPRDKKRKEKRLLTTYFDLGMENDILLMRTKRTASVILQLKAVEGGGGWVGEREVGIHGLQGVAGFDEAVSEDSGGGEGGAAVGEGWSAAAEVGIGVLATAEGRPLGEVGAGGLG
- the LOC105059915 gene encoding phosphoglycerate mutase-like protein AT74 isoform X2 is translated as MTTKQHNGERSLPKRIILVRHGESQGNLDMAAYTTTPDYRIPLTRLGVEQARAAGRRIRHVVSDGGQAANWKVYFYVSPYERTRLTLREIGRAFSKKRIIGVREECRVREQDFGNFQVEDRMKVIKETRDRFGRFFFRFPEGESAADVYDRVANFMESLWRDIDMKRFGQVDHSDTNLIIISHGLASRVFLMKWFKWSVDQFERLNNLGNCEFRVMQLGPGGEYSLAIHHTREELEQWGLSSEMITDQQWRATANRGSWNEDCPWYLNSFFDNLKDSSDEEDGNDVA